The Bacillus kexueae genome has a segment encoding these proteins:
- a CDS encoding lysozyme family protein: MVSLFVFSLLIVFLIYERYENQQVFQRTNQVEEKLLKYENVVNNELASYQLTELKPVILAIILQESNALGEDVMQSSESAGYKRNAINTPDESIRQGVKHFANMYKYGSQQQVDMETVIQSYNMGPGYIDFIAQNGKKHSEELAKQYSDLKVQQNPELYNCGGDSTNFRYPYCYGDFTYAEKVKDNLTVVIDLLRNQGESIVLEDLNLITRQID; this comes from the coding sequence ATGGTTTCTTTATTCGTCTTTAGTCTTTTAATAGTCTTTCTCATATACGAAAGGTATGAAAATCAACAAGTTTTTCAACGAACCAATCAAGTCGAGGAAAAACTATTAAAATATGAGAATGTGGTAAACAATGAATTAGCATCTTACCAATTAACAGAGTTGAAACCTGTCATTTTAGCTATTATTTTGCAAGAAAGTAATGCACTCGGTGAAGATGTGATGCAGTCTTCCGAGTCGGCTGGATATAAACGGAATGCAATAAATACTCCTGATGAAAGTATTCGTCAAGGAGTGAAACATTTTGCCAACATGTACAAGTACGGTTCGCAACAACAAGTTGATATGGAGACGGTTATCCAAAGCTATAATATGGGTCCTGGTTATATTGATTTTATTGCTCAAAACGGAAAGAAACATTCTGAAGAGTTAGCGAAACAATATTCCGACTTAAAAGTACAACAAAACCCAGAACTTTATAATTGCGGTGGAGATTCAACGAACTTTCGTTACCCATATTGCTACGGTGATTTTACCTATGCAGAAAAGGTCAAGGATAATTTAACTGTTGTCATTGATCTTCTTAGAAATCAGGGTGAATCAATTGTTTTAGAGGACCTTAACTTGATCACTCGGCAAATAGACTAA
- a CDS encoding dihydrofolate reductase family protein, with product MKNRKVSLYIAMSLDGYIATEDDSLDWLFKTKVDGDAGYEAFYKPVDTVVMGNRTYEWILNEMKGTFPYENKKCFVFTSKEKQHSPYVQFVHEDVKTFTRRLKEENGGTIWLVGGGGIIHSFLQNNLIDEYIITIAPVLIGKGIPLFQPFDQEIDLELKEVRQYAQFAQLIYARKSS from the coding sequence ATGAAAAATAGAAAAGTAAGTCTATACATCGCGATGAGTCTTGATGGGTATATTGCAACTGAGGATGATTCTCTCGACTGGCTATTTAAGACGAAAGTAGATGGAGATGCGGGTTATGAGGCATTTTACAAACCGGTTGATACAGTTGTAATGGGAAATCGTACATATGAATGGATATTAAATGAAATGAAAGGGACATTTCCGTATGAAAACAAAAAGTGCTTTGTGTTTACCTCAAAAGAGAAGCAACATTCTCCATATGTTCAGTTCGTTCATGAAGATGTAAAAACCTTCACGAGGAGGTTAAAAGAGGAGAATGGTGGAACGATTTGGCTTGTTGGTGGAGGAGGGATTATCCACTCTTTCTTACAAAATAATCTCATAGATGAATACATTATCACAATAGCACCAGTACTTATCGGAAAAGGGATTCCGCTATTCCAACCGTTTGATCAAGAAATCGATTTAGAGTTGAAAGAAGTACGTCAATACGCTCAATTTGCCCAACTCATTTATGCACGAAAAAGTAGTTAA
- a CDS encoding GNAT family N-acetyltransferase: protein MISIKELKSNEERQLAYPVMNQLRAHLHEEEYLNLVIEAAEKEGYRQFGLFEGDEIVAVIGFQPMITLYYGKYLWVCDLVTDSKRRSQGYGEILLSHIHELAIADGYEKIALSSGLKRTEAHRFYEEKMHYEKVSYVFKVDVNSAT, encoded by the coding sequence ATGATATCTATTAAAGAACTAAAATCGAACGAAGAACGTCAACTTGCGTATCCAGTTATGAATCAATTAAGAGCGCATCTGCATGAAGAGGAATATTTGAATCTCGTAATTGAAGCAGCCGAAAAAGAAGGGTATCGTCAGTTCGGGTTGTTTGAAGGAGATGAAATTGTTGCAGTTATCGGTTTTCAACCGATGATAACATTATATTATGGAAAATATCTATGGGTATGTGACCTTGTCACGGATTCGAAAAGAAGATCGCAAGGATATGGGGAAATATTATTATCGCATATACACGAATTGGCGATTGCTGACGGGTATGAGAAAATTGCGCTTTCTTCAGGGTTAAAGCGAACGGAAGCGCATCGCTTTTATGAAGAGAAAATGCATTATGAAAAAGTAAGCTATGTGTTTAAAGTGGATGTGAATTCGGCGACTTGA
- a CDS encoding LysM peptidoglycan-binding domain-containing protein, which translates to MRIYVVQSGDTLWQISQVYGVPWNQIAQANGLTDPNTLVVGQSLVIPPSASIHIVRAGETLWSIAQHYGVTIESLILSNQITNPSVIYVGQQLKLPTDFHTVQQGDSLWAISNQYGVSVQLIAYANRIQNPSLIYPGQRLIIPGKQKVKIEVNAYSTFLNESGQQTVKEIGQYLTYITPFSYQLQQDGTVRSLQDDAFLRVSKEKGVAPLMVLTNFEEGEFSSELAHTVLNSANLQVKLINNMLQILSQKGYRGLNIDFEYLYPSDKEAYNQFLRNVVNRLRPLGYSVSTAIAPKYSRNQKGLLYEAHDYRAHGEIVDFVVIMTYEWGWSGGPPMAVAPLSEVKKVIQYALTEMPKEKIMMGMPLYGYDWTLPYVEGGKWAKTLSPQQAVERAAQNGVAIQFDEKAQSPYYEYTDRDGKKHIVWFEDARSVKAKYNLVEELGLRGVSYWVLGNPFPQNWLVLHDQFNIQKF; encoded by the coding sequence TTGCGTATATATGTGGTTCAGTCCGGTGACACACTATGGCAAATTTCACAAGTGTATGGAGTTCCTTGGAATCAAATCGCCCAAGCAAACGGCCTAACCGATCCAAATACATTAGTAGTTGGACAATCACTCGTCATTCCACCATCCGCATCCATCCATATAGTTCGTGCAGGTGAAACGTTATGGTCAATTGCTCAACATTACGGTGTGACGATAGAATCCTTAATCTTGAGTAATCAAATTACGAACCCTTCTGTCATATATGTCGGCCAACAATTAAAGCTCCCAACTGACTTTCATACCGTACAACAAGGCGATTCTTTGTGGGCTATTTCCAATCAATATGGTGTTTCAGTTCAGCTAATTGCCTATGCCAACCGAATTCAAAATCCATCATTGATTTACCCAGGTCAACGTCTCATTATCCCAGGGAAACAAAAAGTAAAGATAGAAGTCAACGCATACAGTACGTTTTTAAATGAAAGTGGTCAACAAACCGTTAAAGAAATCGGTCAGTACTTAACGTATATAACTCCTTTTAGCTACCAATTACAACAGGACGGAACAGTACGTTCATTACAGGATGATGCGTTTTTACGAGTGTCGAAAGAAAAAGGGGTCGCACCATTAATGGTGTTAACAAACTTTGAAGAGGGAGAATTTAGTTCTGAATTAGCACATACGGTATTAAACTCCGCAAATTTACAAGTGAAATTAATAAATAATATGTTGCAAATTCTTTCTCAAAAAGGATACCGTGGATTAAATATCGATTTTGAGTATTTATATCCATCAGACAAAGAAGCGTATAATCAATTTTTAAGAAACGTCGTTAATCGACTTCGACCGCTTGGATATTCCGTCTCAACAGCTATCGCACCGAAATATTCCCGGAATCAAAAAGGATTATTATATGAGGCCCATGATTATCGGGCCCATGGAGAAATTGTTGACTTTGTAGTCATCATGACATATGAATGGGGCTGGTCAGGTGGGCCACCAATGGCCGTTGCACCACTAAGCGAAGTGAAGAAAGTCATTCAATACGCTTTAACCGAAATGCCCAAGGAAAAAATCATGATGGGAATGCCGCTATACGGTTATGATTGGACTTTACCATATGTGGAAGGTGGAAAATGGGCTAAAACGTTAAGCCCTCAGCAAGCAGTGGAACGCGCCGCTCAAAATGGAGTTGCAATTCAATTTGATGAAAAAGCACAATCTCCTTATTATGAGTACACAGACAGAGATGGTAAGAAACATATCGTCTGGTTTGAAGACGCCCGCAGTGTCAAAGCGAAATATAATCTTGTAGAAGAGTTGGGATTACGAGGTGTTAGCTATTGGGTCCTAGGGAATCCGTTTCCTCAAAACTGGCTTGTTCTTCATGACCAATTTAACATACAAAAATTTTGA
- a CDS encoding ABC transporter permease, producing MKESIIDIQLVRFIAAYLFIILLLFLIRVRGIKREKRIFIASIRMTLQLVLVGYILSYIFENPNPITTLVIILIMEAFAIYNVYKQIQLKGYLQLQRVIAVAMLLGTLFTLFYFNFVVVQFNPWYDPRYFIPIAGMIIGNTMTGVSLGIKSLLEGFRQERFLIEGALMLGAKPEVAVKSIVNDSFDSAILPTINSMVGMGIIFLPGMMTGQILSGTSPLIAIEYQIVVLLGIAGSVGISVFIALHYGVRTFFNEKSQLRIDA from the coding sequence ATGAAAGAGTCTATAATAGATATTCAATTGGTACGATTTATAGCAGCCTATCTATTTATAATTCTGCTCCTTTTTCTTATTCGTGTGCGAGGAATAAAGCGGGAGAAACGAATTTTCATCGCTTCCATTCGAATGACACTTCAGCTTGTTCTTGTAGGGTACATACTTTCATACATATTTGAAAATCCGAATCCAATAACGACACTTGTTATAATTTTGATTATGGAGGCATTTGCAATCTATAATGTGTATAAGCAAATTCAGCTAAAGGGCTATTTACAGTTACAACGTGTCATAGCAGTCGCAATGTTACTAGGCACGTTATTTACCTTGTTTTACTTTAATTTTGTCGTCGTACAATTCAATCCGTGGTATGATCCACGCTATTTTATTCCGATTGCTGGGATGATTATAGGAAATACAATGACTGGTGTATCGTTAGGAATCAAATCCTTGCTAGAAGGATTTCGACAAGAGCGGTTCCTTATCGAAGGAGCACTAATGTTAGGAGCGAAGCCTGAAGTAGCGGTAAAATCAATAGTAAACGATAGCTTTGATTCGGCGATTTTGCCTACTATCAATAGCATGGTCGGAATGGGTATTATTTTTTTACCTGGAATGATGACGGGTCAAATACTATCTGGGACAAGTCCCTTAATCGCCATTGAATACCAAATCGTAGTCTTGCTTGGAATCGCAGGAAGTGTCGGTATTTCCGTTTTTATTGCACTTCATTATGGTGTGCGGACGTTTTTTAATGAAAAGAGCCAACTCCGTATAGATGCATAA
- a CDS encoding ABC transporter ATP-binding protein: protein MFVIKELIYKDILNIEKLTINRGEVTSIVGESGAGKTTFLKLLNQMETPNRGEIFYQSKNIQLWNPIEWRRTVSMLSQQPVMIDGTIRENLQIGLMWRDMPPVSDKQLSYYLKIAHLIKSLDEDVNNLSGGEKQRLALARMLLCDPDVYLLDEPTSALDDQTEDLVMNDLLTYLKKLNKTVIMITHSTQMAKRFSDQIIELKKQSS, encoded by the coding sequence ATGTTCGTAATTAAAGAGTTAATCTATAAAGATATATTAAACATTGAGAAGTTGACCATTAATCGTGGTGAAGTAACGAGTATTGTCGGAGAAAGTGGTGCTGGCAAAACAACATTTTTAAAGCTTTTAAATCAAATGGAAACTCCGAATAGAGGGGAAATATTCTATCAGTCAAAGAATATTCAACTATGGAATCCGATTGAATGGCGGCGAACCGTTTCGATGCTAAGTCAACAACCGGTGATGATTGATGGAACCATTCGTGAAAATTTACAAATTGGACTGATGTGGCGGGATATGCCGCCTGTATCAGATAAACAGTTATCATATTATTTAAAAATAGCCCATTTAATTAAATCGTTGGATGAGGATGTCAACAATTTATCAGGTGGGGAAAAGCAACGATTAGCACTTGCCAGAATGCTGCTTTGTGACCCTGACGTCTATTTATTGGATGAACCAACGTCAGCGCTTGATGATCAGACTGAAGACTTAGTGATGAATGATTTATTAACTTATTTGAAAAAGCTAAATAAAACGGTCATTATGATCACTCATTCAACACAAATGGCGAAACGCTTCAGTGACCAAATTATTGAGTTGAAAAAGCAATCTTCCTAG
- a CDS encoding alanine/glycine:cation symporter family protein yields MEWLSEIVGKGNTVLWSYILIYMLIGLGILFTIQTKFVQFRHLGEMFRLITEKSSGKGVSSAQAFFVSAASRVGTGNLAGVALAIAFGGPGAVFWMWLIAMIGMASSFVESTLAQVYKVKDGDTFRGGPAYYMEKALNARWLGIIFAVLITLCFGLIFNAVQANTISAAFEEAFSVNKTIMATLLAIITAIIIFGGIHRIAKVTQIIVPVMAGIYIIVALVVVIMNITEIPGIIALIFKSAFGLEEVAGGSVGAALMYGIKRGLFSNEAGMGSAPNAAATANVSHPAKQGFIQSLGVFFDTIIICSATAFLILLFDVSPDQELGGIQLTQAALASHIGSWASIFVAIAIFLFAFSSIIGNYYYGETNIEFIRENKMALFVYRLAVVAMVVFGSVSGIQIVWDLADLFMGLMAVINLIAITLLSKIAVQVLRDYVSQRKAGKDPVFNASSIEGLTKAEAWEHTSTTEQKG; encoded by the coding sequence ATGGAATGGTTAAGTGAAATCGTTGGAAAAGGTAATACCGTTCTTTGGAGCTATATCTTAATTTATATGCTCATTGGTCTCGGTATTCTTTTTACCATTCAAACGAAATTTGTCCAGTTTCGCCATTTAGGTGAAATGTTCCGATTAATTACGGAAAAGAGCAGTGGGAAAGGTGTTTCATCTGCCCAAGCATTTTTTGTAAGCGCTGCTTCCCGTGTCGGAACTGGAAATTTAGCAGGTGTTGCGTTAGCTATCGCGTTCGGTGGTCCTGGTGCTGTTTTCTGGATGTGGCTAATTGCGATGATTGGAATGGCTTCCAGCTTCGTTGAAAGTACACTTGCTCAAGTATATAAAGTAAAAGATGGTGACACATTCCGCGGTGGACCAGCATATTACATGGAAAAAGCACTTAATGCACGCTGGTTAGGAATTATTTTTGCAGTATTAATTACGTTATGTTTTGGTCTTATTTTTAATGCTGTACAAGCGAACACCATTTCAGCTGCATTTGAAGAAGCGTTTTCTGTGAATAAAACAATTATGGCTACGCTATTAGCCATCATTACAGCGATTATTATTTTTGGTGGAATCCATCGAATCGCGAAAGTGACGCAAATTATTGTGCCGGTCATGGCTGGAATTTATATTATCGTAGCACTTGTTGTTGTAATCATGAACATTACAGAGATTCCAGGTATTATTGCACTTATTTTTAAAAGTGCGTTCGGTTTAGAAGAAGTAGCTGGAGGAAGCGTTGGAGCTGCACTAATGTATGGAATTAAGCGTGGATTATTCTCGAATGAAGCGGGTATGGGTAGTGCGCCAAACGCAGCTGCAACAGCGAATGTATCGCATCCAGCAAAGCAAGGCTTCATTCAATCGTTAGGGGTATTCTTTGACACGATTATTATTTGTTCAGCAACAGCGTTCTTAATTTTATTATTTGATGTATCACCTGATCAAGAACTAGGTGGGATTCAATTAACACAAGCTGCACTTGCTTCCCATATCGGAAGCTGGGCGTCGATCTTTGTTGCGATTGCGATTTTCTTATTTGCTTTTAGCTCCATTATTGGAAACTATTATTACGGTGAAACGAATATTGAATTTATTCGTGAAAACAAAATGGCATTATTCGTTTATCGTTTAGCAGTCGTGGCAATGGTTGTTTTTGGATCTGTTTCAGGTATTCAAATCGTTTGGGATTTGGCAGACCTCTTTATGGGCTTAATGGCCGTAATCAACTTAATAGCGATTACTCTATTATCAAAAATTGCCGTTCAAGTGTTACGTGACTATGTATCTCAACGTAAAGCAGGAAAAGACCCTGTTTTCAACGCTTCATCGATTGAAGGCCTAACAAAAGCAGAAGCATGGGAACATACGTCCACTACTGAACAAAAAGGGTAA
- the parC gene encoding DNA topoisomerase IV subunit A, which produces MTQAERFHELPLEEVLGDRFGRYSKYIIQDRALPDARDGLKPVQRRILYAMYVDGNTSEKPFRKSAKTVGNVIGNYHPHGDTSVYDAMVRMSQDWKVRNVLIEMHGNNGSIDGDPPAAMRYTEARLSPIAKELLRDIEKQTVDFVPNFDDTSEEPVVLPAMFPNLLVNGSTGISAGYATDIPPHHLGEVIDAVIKRIDKPSVTVDEIMDIMKGPDFPTGGIIQGIDGIKKAYETGKGKVIIRGKADIETIRGGRQQIVITEIPYEVNKANLVKKMDELRLDKKVEGISEVRDETDRTGLRIVVELKKDANAEGVLNFLYKNTDLQIPYNFNMVAIHNRRPQLMGILQILDAYIDHQKEVVTNRSKYELKKAEERQHVVEGLIKALSILDEVIATIRASKDKRDAKNNLMESYQFTEPQAEAIVSLQLYRLTNTDVTALQEEAKELGEKIEELTAILQDEKKLLKVIKTDLRKIKKTYADERRTVIEDEIEEIKINLEVMVASEDVMVTVTKDGYVKRTSLRSYSASNGQDFGMKDTDHLLSCLEMNTTDVLLLFTNKGNYLYFPVHELPDIRWKDLGQHVASLIPIDKDETILKAIPVKDFETDSFLLFFTKNGMTKKSELKQYKAQRYSKPLVAVNLKDDDEVVHVEVTDGTKEVFIATRNGYGLRFHEEEINVVGTRAAGVKGINLKDDDYVVSGGIISEETDTITLITHRGAMKKMALTEFEPSSRAKRGVVMLRELKTNPHQTVRAFVTSGNEEFYIQTEKGQVEIVPVESLRINERYSNGSFYVDEQEAGKVIDAWFYKKEV; this is translated from the coding sequence ATGACTCAAGCAGAACGTTTTCATGAATTACCGTTAGAGGAAGTTCTCGGAGACCGTTTTGGTCGATATAGTAAATATATTATTCAAGACCGTGCATTACCCGATGCGCGAGACGGTTTAAAACCCGTTCAACGAAGAATTTTATATGCCATGTATGTCGATGGAAACACGAGTGAAAAACCATTCCGTAAGTCGGCAAAAACGGTTGGTAATGTTATTGGTAACTATCATCCGCACGGAGATACATCAGTGTACGATGCAATGGTTCGGATGAGTCAGGATTGGAAAGTGCGAAATGTATTAATCGAAATGCACGGGAATAACGGAAGCATTGATGGAGATCCTCCTGCGGCGATGCGTTATACAGAAGCAAGGCTTTCTCCAATTGCAAAAGAGTTGCTCCGTGATATCGAAAAGCAAACGGTAGACTTTGTTCCAAACTTCGATGATACAAGTGAGGAACCGGTTGTTTTACCGGCAATGTTCCCAAATTTGCTTGTGAATGGCTCCACAGGTATTTCAGCAGGATATGCGACGGATATTCCTCCCCACCATTTAGGTGAGGTAATTGACGCGGTGATTAAAAGAATTGATAAGCCATCCGTAACTGTTGATGAAATCATGGACATTATGAAAGGGCCGGATTTTCCAACTGGAGGAATTATACAAGGGATTGATGGAATTAAGAAGGCATATGAAACAGGAAAAGGAAAAGTAATCATTCGTGGTAAAGCGGATATCGAAACAATTCGTGGCGGAAGACAACAAATTGTCATTACGGAAATTCCTTACGAAGTCAATAAGGCAAATCTCGTGAAAAAGATGGATGAGCTTCGCCTTGATAAGAAAGTAGAAGGAATTTCAGAAGTGCGAGATGAAACAGATCGTACCGGATTACGGATTGTTGTCGAGCTCAAAAAAGATGCAAATGCTGAAGGTGTATTAAACTTCTTATATAAAAACACAGATTTGCAAATTCCGTATAACTTTAATATGGTAGCTATACATAACCGTCGACCGCAGCTAATGGGAATTTTACAAATTCTTGATGCGTATATTGATCACCAAAAAGAAGTTGTAACCAATCGTTCCAAATACGAATTGAAAAAGGCAGAAGAGCGGCAGCACGTAGTAGAAGGTCTAATTAAAGCTTTATCAATATTGGATGAAGTGATTGCGACGATTCGTGCTTCGAAAGATAAACGAGATGCGAAAAATAATTTAATGGAAAGCTACCAATTTACAGAGCCTCAGGCAGAAGCAATTGTTTCCTTGCAACTTTATCGTTTAACGAACACGGACGTAACAGCTCTTCAAGAAGAAGCAAAAGAGCTAGGTGAGAAAATTGAAGAGTTGACTGCCATTTTACAAGATGAGAAGAAATTACTAAAAGTTATTAAAACAGATTTGCGAAAAATTAAAAAAACGTATGCTGATGAACGTAGAACGGTTATCGAGGATGAAATTGAAGAAATTAAAATCAATTTAGAAGTTATGGTTGCAAGTGAGGACGTCATGGTAACTGTTACGAAAGATGGCTATGTAAAGCGGACAAGTTTGAGGTCATACAGCGCATCGAACGGGCAAGATTTTGGAATGAAAGATACGGATCACTTACTATCTTGTCTCGAGATGAATACGACAGATGTTTTATTACTCTTTACGAATAAAGGGAACTATTTATACTTCCCAGTACACGAATTACCTGATATTCGCTGGAAAGATCTTGGTCAGCATGTAGCTTCACTCATACCAATTGATAAGGATGAAACGATTTTAAAAGCCATTCCGGTGAAAGACTTCGAAACAGATTCGTTTTTACTATTTTTCACAAAGAACGGCATGACGAAAAAGTCGGAGTTAAAGCAATATAAAGCGCAACGTTATTCGAAACCTCTTGTTGCTGTTAATTTAAAGGATGACGATGAAGTCGTACATGTCGAAGTGACCGATGGAACGAAAGAAGTGTTCATTGCCACACGTAATGGATATGGTTTGCGATTCCATGAAGAAGAAATTAATGTTGTTGGGACAAGAGCTGCCGGTGTAAAGGGAATCAATCTAAAGGATGATGACTACGTTGTAAGTGGTGGCATTATTAGCGAAGAGACGGACACAATTACGCTTATTACACATCGGGGTGCGATGAAGAAAATGGCGTTAACGGAGTTTGAGCCTTCTTCTCGTGCGAAACGTGGCGTAGTGATGTTACGAGAGTTGAAAACGAATCCACATCAAACGGTTCGAGCATTCGTGACATCGGGGAATGAAGAGTTTTATATACAAACTGAAAAAGGACAAGTAGAGATAGTTCCAGTTGAAAGTTTACGAATAAATGAACGGTATAGTAATGGTTCATTTTATGTGGATGAGCAAGAAGCTGGAAAAGTAATCGACGCTTGGTTCTATAAAAAAGAAGTGTAA
- the parE gene encoding DNA topoisomerase IV subunit B produces MVNTRKIEYNDDAIQVLEGLEAVRKRPGMYIGSTDARGLHHLVYEIVDNSVDEALAGYGDHIKVTIHNDNSISVQDKGRGMPTGMHKMGKPTPEVILTVLHAGGKFGQGGYKTSGGLHGVGASVVNALSEWLIVTIKRDGFVYEQRFENGGKPVTTLEKKGKAKDTGTTIHFKPDPTMFSTTVFNFDTLSERLRESAFLLKGLKIELVDKRHGVAETYHYENGIEAFVTYLNEEKDSLHSVVSFEGEQHGIEVEFAFQFNDGFSENILSFVNNVRTKDGGTHEAGAKSAMTRAFNEYARKVSLLKDKDKNLEGTDIREGLSAIVSVRIPEELLQFEGQTKGKLGTSEARSAVDAVVSEQLSYFLEENPDVSSLLIKKAIKAAQAREAARKAREEARSGKKRKRQESTLSGKLTPAQSRNPKNNELYLVEGDSAGGSAKQGRDRKFQAVLPLRGKVINTEKAKLQDIFKNEEINTIIHAIGAGVGADFSIEDVNYDKVIIMTDADTDGAHIQVLLLTFFYRYMKPLIEEGKVFIALPPLYKVSKGSGKKEVIEYAWSDEELREVTKKVGKGYTIQRYKGLGEMNADQLWETTMNPETRTLIRVRIDDAARAERRITTLMGDKVEPRRKWIEKNVAFGLEEESNILENENLSIGEEV; encoded by the coding sequence TTGGTGAATACGAGAAAGATTGAATACAATGATGATGCGATTCAAGTTCTAGAAGGATTGGAAGCAGTCCGTAAGCGTCCAGGGATGTACATTGGAAGTACGGATGCGAGAGGTTTGCATCATCTTGTTTACGAAATCGTAGATAACTCTGTAGATGAAGCGTTAGCTGGCTACGGAGATCATATTAAAGTAACGATACATAATGATAATAGTATTTCTGTTCAAGATAAGGGGCGCGGTATGCCGACAGGGATGCATAAAATGGGGAAGCCAACTCCTGAAGTCATCTTAACTGTACTCCACGCAGGTGGAAAGTTTGGTCAAGGCGGTTATAAAACAAGTGGTGGATTACATGGTGTTGGTGCGTCTGTTGTAAACGCCTTGTCTGAATGGTTAATCGTAACGATAAAACGGGATGGATTTGTATATGAGCAGCGGTTTGAAAATGGTGGGAAGCCTGTAACAACATTGGAGAAGAAAGGGAAAGCGAAAGATACAGGGACAACCATTCATTTCAAGCCTGATCCAACCATGTTTAGTACGACGGTATTTAATTTCGATACATTAAGTGAACGTTTACGCGAATCAGCTTTCTTGTTAAAGGGGTTAAAGATTGAATTAGTCGATAAGCGCCATGGAGTAGCAGAAACCTACCATTATGAAAATGGGATTGAGGCGTTCGTCACCTACTTAAATGAAGAGAAGGATTCATTACATTCAGTTGTTTCTTTTGAAGGGGAACAACATGGTATCGAAGTAGAATTTGCCTTCCAATTTAATGATGGATTTAGCGAAAACATCTTGTCCTTTGTTAATAATGTGCGAACGAAGGATGGCGGTACGCATGAAGCTGGTGCAAAATCAGCAATGACTCGTGCTTTTAACGAGTACGCTCGAAAGGTTAGCCTTTTAAAGGATAAAGATAAAAATTTAGAAGGAACTGATATTCGTGAAGGGTTGTCTGCGATTGTATCCGTACGTATTCCAGAAGAGCTTCTTCAGTTTGAAGGACAAACAAAAGGAAAACTAGGTACAAGTGAAGCGCGTTCAGCAGTGGATGCAGTTGTTTCTGAACAATTGTCTTATTTTTTAGAGGAAAATCCAGATGTAAGCTCGCTGTTAATTAAAAAAGCCATCAAAGCGGCTCAAGCTCGTGAGGCGGCTCGAAAAGCAAGAGAAGAAGCGCGGTCTGGTAAAAAGCGTAAACGTCAAGAGTCCACGTTAAGTGGAAAATTAACACCAGCACAGTCACGAAATCCGAAAAATAATGAATTATACCTTGTAGAGGGTGATTCCGCAGGTGGTTCAGCGAAGCAAGGTAGGGATCGAAAGTTCCAAGCTGTGTTGCCGTTACGAGGGAAAGTTATCAATACTGAAAAAGCAAAATTGCAAGATATCTTCAAAAATGAGGAAATCAATACTATCATTCATGCGATTGGAGCTGGAGTTGGCGCTGACTTTTCAATTGAAGATGTGAACTATGATAAAGTCATCATTATGACAGATGCTGATACAGATGGTGCTCATATTCAAGTGTTGCTTTTAACCTTCTTCTATCGCTACATGAAACCTCTAATTGAAGAAGGAAAAGTATTTATTGCGCTTCCGCCACTTTACAAAGTATCAAAAGGAAGTGGGAAGAAGGAAGTCATTGAATATGCCTGGAGCGATGAAGAATTACGTGAAGTGACGAAGAAAGTAGGAAAAGGCTACACGATTCAACGATACAAAGGTTTAGGAGAAATGAATGCTGACCAACTTTGGGAAACAACCATGAATCCTGAAACACGTACTCTTATACGTGTTCGAATTGATGATGCTGCTCGAGCGGAAAGAAGAATAACAACGCTTATGGGCGATAAAGTCGAACCTCGCCGAAAATGGATCGAAAAAAATGTCGCTTTCGGATTAGAAGAAGAGTCTAACATCTTAGAAAATGAAAATTTATCCATCGGAGAGGAGGTCTAA